Below is a genomic region from Virgibacillus dokdonensis.
AGCTTCATCCGTCCTGTTACTATGCGATAATAAACGGACACTCCTATTGCCTTAAGTTAAAAGTCCATCCATCAAGATGGCTTTTTGCTTTTTAGTAACTTTTATTGAACAAGCTACACTCTCCTTAAATATAAGCTCAAGTTTCTTAAAATAAGAAGTTCGTTTTTGCGACACAGCGTTTCTACTTTGGTTAGCTAGTATCATTTCTATAAATTATTCAGTCCATTATTTTTCAATGGTTCTAAATTTAAATAAATGTTTCACCTTTATTTACCGTTCGCACTTTCAAGAGACTTGTCTGTATATCAAATTCTATTGTCCGTCCAGCGTTACCACCTGTGTCAGATGCAAGAACAGGGATGGAAAGATGCTTCAGTTTCTCCAAAACAGATTCTACATTTCTTGGACCAATTCGCATCATATCCGATCCCGATGAAAATTGAAACATTTGTGCCCCTCCAGCTACTTTAGCTTTTAATAGATTACTTCTTGCTCCAAGACTAGATAATTG
It encodes:
- a CDS encoding chemotaxis protein CheD, whose translation is MSKLISSSHVVKVGIADLKVTKAPNKIRTSGLGSCVGVVIYDERKKVAGLAHVLLPDSKLARQNKFNHYKYADTAIPLLVEQLSSLGARSNLLKAKVAGGAQMFQFSSGSDMMRIGPRNVESVLEKLKHLSIPVLASDTGGNAGRTIEFDIQTSLLKVRTVNKGETFI